One Solea solea chromosome 5, fSolSol10.1, whole genome shotgun sequence genomic window carries:
- the rab27a gene encoding ras-related protein Rab-27A, which yields MSDGDYDYLIKFLALGDSGVGKTSFLYQYTDGKFNSKFITTVGIDFREKRVVYKSRDADGSSGRGQKIHMQLWDTAGQERFRSLTTAFFRDAMGFLLLFDLTSEQSFLNVRNWMSQLQIHAYCENPDIVLCGNKCDLSDQRAVREEEARELAEKYGVPYFETSAANGDNVNQAVDVLLDLIMKRMERCVDKSWIPDGTVRTNGPLHSDLSENSEGNKCAC from the exons ATGTCTGATGGGGATTATGATTACCTCATCAAATTCTTAGCCCTCGGTGACTCTGGTGTGGGAAAAACCAGCTTCCTGTACCAATACACAGACGGCAAGTTTAACTCCAAGTTCATCACCACAGTGGGGATCGACTTCAGAGAAAAGAGAGTG gtcTACAAATCCAGAGATGCAGATGGATCTTCAGGGAGAGGACAGAAGATCCACATGCAGCTGTGGGACACAGCAGGACAGGAGAG GTTTCGGAGTTTGACGACTGCCTTCTTCAGAGATGCCATGGGTTTCCTTTTACTGTTCGACCTCACAAGTGAGCAGAGTTTCCTCAACGTCAGGAACTGGATGA GTCAGTTACAGATTCACGCGTACTGTGAGAATCCAGACATCGTTCTGTGTGGAAACAAATGTGACCTCTCAGATCAGAGAGCAGTCCGTGAAGAAGAGGCTCGTGAGCTGGCAGAGAAGTATGG AGTCCCGTACTTTGAGACGAGTGCTGCAAACGGGGACAACGTGAATCAGGCTGTGGACGTCCTGCTGGACCTCATCATGAAGAGGATGGAGCGATGTGTGGACAAGTCCTGGATCCCCGACGGCACCGTCCGAACAAATGGACCCCTCCACTCTGACCTGTCTGAGAACTCAGAGGGAAACAAGTGTGCGTGTTAG